Below is a window of Sulfurimonas sp. DNA.
TTAATTTAAAACGCCAAAGGAAGTAATTCCTTTGGCTACGCTAGCCGCTATGGCACTAAAGCTTGATTTATTATTTTATTATTTTGGTAATGTTACCTTAAATCTGCTTTTATCTATCTTTAGAGTTAATTTTTACAAAATTTTGGTTTAAAATTAAGCAGTAAAATCCAAGCAACAGCAATATCTATCATTACATCCGCAAAATTAAATACGGCAAAATCAAATCCGCAATGCCAGTAAACCATATCTACGACGCCGCCGTGAACAAACCTGTCATATATATTTGAAAACGCCCCGCCCAACATCAAACCTGCAGGAAAAGCGTAACACACTTCTCTAAGATAAATAATGTAAAGCAAGATACCAAAAATCAGCACGGATTGAATGTATTTTAGCGACTCG
It encodes the following:
- the lspA gene encoding signal peptidase II, translated to MHNKILRLLTILFFTIAAIFIIDQYIKALFVDGLRYYTDCIDLILVYNKGVAFSMFAFLDESLKYIQSVLIFGILLYIIYLREVCYAFPAGLMLGGAFSNIYDRFVHGGVVDMVYWHCGFDFAVFNFADVMIDIAVAWILLLNFKPKFCKN